Genomic segment of Coffea arabica cultivar ET-39 chromosome 1e, Coffea Arabica ET-39 HiFi, whole genome shotgun sequence:
atataaaaacatTGAATTCGGATTGGGAAATTGGAAAACAATCTTAAAAGATACAAAACATAAAGGTATTGTAGCGAACAACGTAGAAGAACTACTATGACCATTGATACTCCATAATGCTTTCTTGAGCGTCTCAGGGCAGTCCTTGCAGCAATTTATGTTCACTCTAAGAACAATGATCTGTGGGTTAAAATAAAAGTGCtagttattatttatttatactaAAGCgtccaaaaagaaagaagaaatgtAACATGCTAAAATGTGCTAAATTAAATTAAAGTGATCTGAGTACCGGATAAAGAACGTGAGTTTGATCCATCGTCAAAGACTTGAATTAACAGAAGAGACTAATTTAATTCTTGGTGATCTTCTTCGCTTCAGACAAGCGGAGAGTTATTAAAATCTGTTCCAAAAACTCTGGAGGGGAATAGGAGAGAGCGATGACAAAAAGGTTGCGACGAGTTTTTGAGGATGGAAGAAAATGCAGAGGCAGCGAATCTATAGCATTGATGGGATATATAAATGCAAAATTTACATATGCTTAAcattttagttttaaaaaagaaaaaaggggaaaatctTACAAGTTTCTCTACGGGGAAAGAACCTAAAAATGTCCAAAAAAGATCAGAAAACAGATTTTGAGGAACCAGTTAAGACATGCATGATTATTTGACCGACAAAGAATCTGCCTACCTCAATTAAGTTATTTGTCTCTATCTCCTTTGAGCCACGTAATTAGAGTATCCATGAGAGATCTTTAGATTTCGATTAGAGAAAATGGACACAAAGGCCTGTTATCCTCCCTAAATTACGCAAAGAAAGGAAATTtattaatttctggtttaaaaaaaaaagttatgatAATATTAGTACGTATATTGGATTGACGagggaaggaaagaaaatcacaGTGATACCGTCAACATGGGCACCGGGAAGTCCCTTTTGAACAAGTAATTCCAATTATCATCTCAGTTCAAAGAAaactcctccttttttttttttttttgggtggcaAATAACTAAAATTTTTGGATGAATTCAAGAATGCTGGGACTGGACTTGCAGGCCCCGTTCTGAGTTGTAAAAATCTTGGGACCAATCCAGAATATTCAGCGACTGGATTTATTGGCGCTTTTTTCGTTTTCAACGCGCTTATATGAAACTTTATATGTAACCGCGAGTCCATTGGGCTAAATCTCAGTTACAGATAATTTTTCTCGATTTACTTTTATTAAAATGTAAATATAAAttctctgcttcatttttggagcCTAAAATTCGCTCTTTTTTTGCCCCTTTTAAACAGGCACACTAGGCACATTACAACTCCATGTGATTATTTCTTTTCCCATTCTCTTGCAGCAATTCCTAGTCTTTCAAATTAAAAGTATTCTGTTTCTAAGGATTTGCGGTCATTGAACGTCTATTCTCCACCTGTACAAAATATTTATGGCTCTGCTCACAAGCCCGCCAGAAGAAACTGCTTAGCCACCAGGGTGCCCGGAGGTGAGGCGGCTTCCAAGTACAAAAGCTAGCACCGTCCAAGAAACAACTTATCAAATATAAACGATGTCAAGGCCATCTTAAAAATATCCCGTACGGTGAACTCCAAAACATTTCTGACCAACCACATTCTACAAAGTAAACAATTGAGAAGTTTGCTAATACAAATATAAGCCATAAAACTGATACGTCAAATATCTCAATCCAAGGCTCATGCACAATAATGTCATTGCTAGATCTTTAGCCACCACGAGCTTCCCTTCTAGTTGCATCATGAAGCAGTTCGATGTCAACTCCCTCTGGTGGTAACTGGACGTATCTCACCACTGACCCTCTAATGAAGCAGTTCCTCACCGAAAGCTGCAATTGAATGACCAGATGAATGGATAATTCCAACATTATGTCAAGCAAAATTTAAGAACAATCCAGATGTAAGATGAGAACGCGAGGAATATGGCCTAGGAAGGGGCATGATATCTAAACTGATCTGAACGTGTTAAAATTGAGAACTTGATTGGATAGAGGGAAAGGATTAACAGTTCCAAAAAAAACACTAAATAAGTTTAAATCAATAACAGCTATGGGTGCATCTCAAAAAAAATTCTGACACGAACACAAGTATGCCCTGTCCTGGATGCTGCCAAACCAAGAAGAAGAGTATCATAATGCCACTAAAGGttcatcatatccaacatgctaAAGGCCGCCAATCGTGGACGTACCAGATGCCTTGTTGGAACCACGAGGTCCACTGCTTCCAATTCCCAATAGGAGCCACGCTTACCATTTTTTCATTCTAAATTATCTTCATAAGTCAGTGACTATAATCATCTTATAACAATATGAGATGAAATCTAAACTTTTCATTCAGGACAGACTTACTAGTCATTACATTAACACAAGGGGCAATAGCCAGCTCTGTACTTCCAGTAGGTTTAATTCCGTATTTGTCCTGACAAGAATAGATTGCCAAATACAGCCCAGTAGAAGCAGAGACATAAACAATATAATGAGATGACAATAATTTGTTCAGACCCATCCACAGACTAACTTCTCATACATGGTGGCAGAGAAGAATAGTGAATCTCCTATAACAATAGAAGAACCAAATCAGACACGGGAAACAGCCACAAACACCTAGACCGTTAGTTCCAACAGTGGACTAAAAAACGTTTGAGAGTTCTGACTGAAAACTTTTAGACACAACTGATAAGGCCTCCCCAACCCACCCCCTTGTTGCAGCATTCCTTAAAACCGTGATCTTTTTTATTCTTCAATCAGAAAAGATGTGCATCTAACATTGCTATAGCACATAGTATTCGATAAACCTTCTAACTAGAACTGCAaagttttgttagaaaattattCGACCTTTTCATCCATGAAACCTCTAACATTTTCAACTATATATTACTCCTTGGATTAGAGAAGCACAAAAAGGCAAAATATCATTCAGCTTCCATTATACCTTTGTCAATACACTTGAAATGAAGAACAATAGATCATGAAATTTACCTTTACCAGAAAAtcaaaaccaatcacaaaaGTTAgtcaattttcaaaaattattcatAAGCTCACAGATTGATGTACAAGAAAGGACCAATAGTTGTAATATATTTTGGTCTTTGAAAAACACACTACATGTTTGTAAAGTTTTTATGCATCTTGTATGAAAAATCAGGTTCCTCAGGAAAGTAACGAGTACAAGAAGCACTTGAAAAGAACAATACATTTACAAAACCCAGAGTCACAACAAGAAAACCGAAAACCTTAAAGACTACAACACACTCAAAAATTACTTAAACTATAAAGTCATTCAAGAAAACCATGGCACCACATCCTTCTCATGTTGATTCCTTGTTAAGATTCCAAAATCACATGTTAGATTCATACACTTTCGTAACACTTTTAACAAAGCAAAAGATGATCAAAGAGAGATACAAATCACGCATTGAACAGAAAATTTCTTagcacaacatcaaaatcaaacGAGAAATTGAATAATTTTCACTCGAAATTATCAAAAGCCCTAAAACCCACAACAGAAACATAACCCTAGAAGAAAAGAGTAGAAACGCCTGTACCATGTGGGGATAGTTTTCTTGATCAACAACCCTAGTATTTTCAAGCTTGATATTGAGGTACTGATCGACCGAATGGAGGGTCCCTCGAATTGCTAAATCATTCTTTAGTTCCACAGTGACTTCTCTGCCTACCAAATCCTTGAAATAGGAGAAAAACAACTGCAAGAAAACACGAATCCACGTCACAACAATTGAAAAAGACAGTCCTTGAGGAAAGCATTAAAATTCTTATTGAagcatcaaaaatttgaaaacgaAATTTAAAAGAGAGATAGCCTCAAAGAACAGTATGTATTGGAAATAGAATAGTATCACCATTCTGATTCTTTTGGTTTATCTGTGCTCCGGCCGGGACGAACTCTTGAGACAGGAAGATTTGAAGCTGAACAAGGAAAGCTGAGCAGCAAAGCAACTCTCAGGAAAGGGTCTCGGGGAAGGAAAGGGGAGACTACTGGTTTAGTACTACGATTTTTCTCTAGGCAGGTTATTGTGGGGCGGACTGGGTTGGCCACCATGAGGGATTTTAAGTCCTTGGGCCTATTGGCTATTACTCTTGGGGCATAGAACGGGGGATTTCAAAACCCCGATTTgtatttcaaattcaaaattttctaaattttgttcaaaaccccgagtttgtttggacaaagagattttggaaaaaaaaattttgcctcacaaatcccaatcacctttttatcttcccaaccatctttttatctcacatacatcacatcacaaaaagtgctacagtaaatatctcaaataaatcatccaaataaactcttatccaaacaaactaatCCGTAGGCGATTTATTCTCCTCTCGGTCCTTCATTGACCCTTTTGCGTCTACCCTTCCCCTTTGTGTAGAGGTGGAGCAAGAATTGCATGAAAATTATCgtgtcaaatttttttttaaaaaaaaagaggtttttTGAAGATTTCTAGGGAGGTTTATGTAATTATGAGAAATTACAGTGGAGctcaacaaaaattaaatataataaaGAGTTGAATCCACTTTTTAGTCAAGGGCTAACCTCACAGGATTTGCTAATTGAAGACACCAGACAGACAACTGAGTCGATAGTATGTACCCTAATGCATTTCCACTTCTAAATATGtacgtttgtttttttttgtcagactttttcaagtaaaacaattaaacctaatcccaaagtccacctcaaaagccggcaactcttgaggcaaCCTTGGGGACTTAACTACCCAACCCTCAAACCCCTTAGAATCGATGTGGGACAACGGGAAGGTAGGAAGGGAAACTTCTACTAGACCTTAACTAAGACCCACTTACCCCAGAATTCCCCCCCGACTTACGTCTTTGTCTTTTTTTGTCAGAATTCCCCCCTTAAATATGTACGTTTGTTGGATACATACTTTGATAAATACTTTTTGTATCGGAGAATgcgtaatttaaaatttttaaaatatatttatatctttattaaatttgggatgaaatgattaaatttaaagttttatttttttcaaatacaaaaataattctaaaagtactaaatttaaatttcagctaagggcctgtttggaattgcagtattttattgaaaaatattttcccgATAAAGCTTTTAAAGGCTCATTTGAAATTGAGATAACTTATTGAAAAGTAGTTCATCTGATAGAACTTTTAATATAAGCACTTATTGAGTTTTTAAGTActttaaatatattgtttggGTACATAGTTTAGTGAGTACTTATCGTATTAGATAATGtgctatttttaaaatttttaagtttatttatctctttatttagttcataatataggatgaaataataaatttaatatatatttttaagcACAAAAAACTACTCTAAAAGCACCAAATTGTTTATGAAATGATGTTTACCAAATAACTCAAAAATACTTTTAGCATCGAAAATTACTTTCTATTAAAAGTATCACAACTCGTACCGACCTAAAAGTGCTGTCAaaggtgcttttttttttctttttttttaacaaaaacacCACACTCCAAAACAAGATCTCAATGGtactttctcctttttttttttatctctcatAATTTGCCAAATGACGGGTCTCTTCCCTATTcaatatctctctctctctctatttaaTTGTAAGTGGAAGGATCCAGACTTCTCAATTACacgtagggatggcaatgggggcggatGCCCGCGGGCAACCGCCCCGCGGGGGGCTCtcggggcgggggttggggcgggggatggggcgggggcgggggggtattttttccccccgtttagaaacggggcggggggcgggggagtatatccccgccccgccacccgcaaaaaaaaaatatataattatatataatatgtaatttaattagttataaacttatgataatgatattattagttagatgtattatataatgtatattagtgtatgtaatataattaatattatcaattatacgaaTAATTAGagatgtctactaatagaatttattaattagttatactaaatttactaatacatttatactaaatttataattacacttaatagaataacactttttctcaaaaaaaaagcacaaacacaataatgaattagtgattgtatttgtaccaaaagtgaaaacttaactattttaattgtatttatttcatcatgttggattgtattcaaataatttttgtttgattgtttttatgagtttcaattgtaaaattaaaatgaataataacttgatgatgtgttgatattttagtacttgattatttattaaaatt
This window contains:
- the LOC113716903 gene encoding sm-like protein LSM2; amino-acid sequence: MLFFSYFKDLVGREVTVELKNDLAIRGTLHSVDQYLNIKLENTRVVDQENYPHMLSVRNCFIRGSVVRYVQLPPEGVDIELLHDATRREARGG